In Scomber japonicus isolate fScoJap1 chromosome 19, fScoJap1.pri, whole genome shotgun sequence, a single genomic region encodes these proteins:
- the mapk10 gene encoding mitogen-activated protein kinase 10 isoform X6 — MSRHFLYNCSQPILDVKIAFCQGFGKQVDVSYIAKHYNMSKSKVDNQFYSVEVGDSTFTVLKRYQNLKPIGSGAQGIVCAGYDAVLDRNVAIKKLSRPFQNQTHAKRAYRELVLMKCVNHKNIISLLNVFTPQKSLEEFQDVYLVMELMDANLCQVIQMELDHERMSYLLYQMLCGIKHLHSAGIIHRDLKPSNIVVKSDCTLKILDFGLARTAGTSFMMTPYVVTRYYRAPEVILGMGYKENVDIWSVGCIMGEMVRHKILFPGRDYIDQWNKVIEQLGTPSPEFMKKLQPTVRNYVENRPKYAGLTFPKLFPDCLFPADSEHNKLKASQARDLLSKMLIIDPAKRISVDEALQHPYINVWYDPAEVEAARDLIQISMPPPQIYDKQLDEREHSIDEWKELIYKEVMNFEERTKNGVVKGQPSPSGAAVNSSESLPPSSSINDISSMSTDQTLASDTDSSLETSAGALGCCR, encoded by the exons ATGAGCAGACATTTCTTATATAACTGCAGCCAACCAATCCTGGATGTGAAGATTGCCTTTTGTCAG GGTTTTGGAAAACAAGTGGATGTGTCATATATTGCCAAACATTACAACATGAGTAAAAGCAAAGTGGACAACCAGTTCTACAGTGTGGAAGTGGGAGACTCCACATTCACAGTTTTAAAACGCTACCAGAATTTAAAGCCCATTGGCTCTGGAGCTCAGGGAATAGTCTG tGCGGGCTACGATGCTGTCCTGGACAGAAATGTAGCCATTAAGAAGCTGAGCAGACCCTTCCAGAACCAGACTCATGCCAAGAGGGCATACCGGGAGTTGGTGCTCATGAAATGTGTCAATCACAAAAAT atcATCAGTTTATTAAATGTCTTCACACCACAGAAATCATTAGAGGAATTCCAGGATGT GTACCTAGTGATGGAGCTGATGGATGCCAACTTGTGTCAGGTGATTCAGATGGAGCTTGACCATGAGAGAATGTCCTACCTGCTCTATCAGATGCTGTGTGGTATCAAACATCTGCACTCAGCAGGGATTATTCACAGG GACCTCAAACCAAGCAATATAGTGGTGAAGTCAGACTGCACTCTGAAGATCTTGGACTTCGGTCTGGCCAGGACTGCAGGGACCAGTTTCATGATGACCCCTTATGTGGTGACTAGATACTACAGAGCCCCAGAGGTTATCCTGGGCATGGGATACAAGGAGAATG TGGATATATGGTCGGTGGGGTGCATTATGGGAGAAATGGTGCGCCACAAAATCCTTTTCCCTGGGCGGGACT ACATCGATCAATGGAACAAGGTGATTGAGCAGCTGGGCACACCCTCACCAGAGTTCATGAAGAAGCTTCAGCCTACAGTGAGAAATTATGTGGAGAACCGGCCAAAGTATGCAGGACTCACCTTCCCCAAGCTCTTCCCTGACTGCCTTTTCCCCGCTGACTCTGAGCACAACAAACTCAAAG CTAGCCAAGCCAGAGACCTGCTGTCTAAGATGCTGATCATTGACCCTGCTAAAAGGATATCGGTGGATGAGGCCTTACAGCACCCCTACATCAATGTGTGGTATGAtcctgctgaggtggaggcg GCCAGAGATCTCATCCAAATATCCATG CCTCCACCTCAGATCTACGACAAGCAGCTGGATGAAAGAGAACACTCCATTGATGAATGGAAAG AACTAATCTACAAAGAGGTGATGAACTTTGAGGAGAGAACGAAGAATGGCGTTGTGAAGGGACAACCTTCACCTTCAG